The following is a genomic window from Streptomyces lincolnensis.
AAGTGGGCGCGCTCCTCGGACAGCAGTTCCGTGAGGTCGTCCGTGCGCAGGAAGCGGATCAGGCCCTCGGCGTCGACCTCGACGGTCAGCGAGCCGACGGTCAGTGACCCCCGCCCGTCCTCGATCTTGACGGCGGACTCGGTGGCCGGCGCCTCGTCCAGCAGTGCGCCCGGCAGCCCCTCCAGGACGGGGCCGCCGAGCCGGGCCCGGACCCGGACCGCGTCGGGACCCCACGGCTCGATGCGCAGGGTCTCCTGACGGCCGCTCCACTCCAGCGCGCCGTCCCGTTCGCGGAACGTGCCGACGGTGGGTGACGACTGCGCGAGGCTGACCTCGCCGGTCGGGATCTGGGTTTCGGCAGGCTGATTCACGTGGGGTGCTCCCGGAGTAAGGAGGACGGGGAGGACGGGGTGGAGACATGGGTGTGCCCCGGTGGGGCACGGTGGTGAAAGAACGTCAGGAGTGCGTGCGGGTGCTTCTGGTGTGCAACTGGAGCTTCTGGGCTGCTTCCGGTGTGCTTCTGTCGTGCTTCAGGACGCCGACGGCGCCGGGCCCGTGCTGGCCCTGACCGTCAACTCGGGCGCGATCAGCACGACTTCGTCGGTGCCCCTGCCTTCGAGCTTGGCCACCAGCCGCGCCACGGCGTGCCGGCCCATCTCCTGAGCGGGGATGGCGACCGACGTCAGCCGCACCGAGGCCTGGACGGCGACCTGGTCGGGGCAGATCGCCACCACCGACACGTCCTCGGGGACGGCCCTGCCCTGCTGGCGCAGCAGGGCGAGCAGCGGTTCGACCGCCGACTCGTTCTGGACGACGAACCCGGTGGTGGTGGGGCGTTCGTCGAGGACCCGGGCGAGGGTCACGGCCATCGCGTCGTAGCCGCCGTCGCACGGCCGGTGCAGCAGCCGCACGCCCAACTCCCCGGCGCGCGACCGCAGTCCGTCGAGCGTGCGCTCGGCGAAGCCGGTGTGCCGCTCGTAGACCGCCGGGGCCTCGCCGATGACAGCGATGTCGCGGTGCCCCAGCTTCGCCAGGTGTTCCACGCACAGCGCGCCCGTCGCCCGGAAGTCCAGGTCCACGCAGGTCAGCTCCGAGGTGTCGGCGGGCAGACCGATGAGGACGGAGGGCTGGTCGGTGCCGCGCAGCAACGGCAGCCGCTCGTCGTCGAGTTCCACGTCCATGACGATCATCGCGTCGGCGAGCCCGCTGCCGGTGACGCGGCGTACGGCGTCGGGACCCTCCTCGCCGGTGAGCAGCAGGACGTCGTAGCCGTGTGTGCGGGCCGTGGTGGCGACCGCGATGGCGATCTCCATCATCACCGGTACGTACATGTCGGTGCGCAGGGGGATCATCAGCGCGATGATGTTCGACTTGCTGCTGGCCAGGGCGCGGGCGCCCGCGTTCGGGTGGTAGCCCAGCTCGCGGATGCTCTCCTCGACCCGCTGCCGGGTGGCACCGGAGATGGACCGCTTGCCGCTGAGGACATAGCTCACCGTGCTCGCCGAGACTCCGGCGTGCTGGGCGACCTCGGCGAGGGTGACCATCCAGCTCTCCAAGCTTTGTGAAGCGCTTCGACAGTGCGCAGTGCGAACAACGGCGGGTGAGGGTGGTTCGACAGTAGCTCCACCGGGAGTGGGTGTCCATAGGTTGTCGAAGCGCTTCGACAAGAGACTTCGACAGAAGGCCCGCGGACCTGGCGGCCCGCTCGGGTGGCGGGCGGCCTGTCCGGTCTTCCCGAGGTGCGGGTTCCTCCCTACCATGACCGGCCGTGGGGGGCCATGGATCGGGGGCGGCCGAGCCCGCGCGGTGGATCGGGCCGTACCGGATCCTCGCGCCGCTCGGCGAGGGCGGCATGTGCGCGGTGCACCTCGGACGGGACCCGCGGGGACGGGCTGCGGCCGTGAAAGTACTGCGTCCCGAGCCGGCGCGGGACGAATCGATGGTGCGGCGCTTCCGGCGCGAGGCCGACGCCGCGTCCGCGGTGCGCGGCCCCGGGGTGGCCCCCGTCCTCGGCTACGACCTCGACGGGCCCGTGCCGTGGCTCGCCGCCGCGTATCTGGCCGGGCCCACGCTGCACGAGGCGGTGACGGCGTACGGGCCTTTCACCGAGGCCGGAGCGCGGGCGCTGCTGGCCGAACTGGCCCGGGCCGTCACGGTGATCCACGAGGCCGGGCTGGTCCACCGGGACCTCAAGCCCTCCAACATCGTCCTCACCCGCGAGGGCGCCCGCGTCATCGACTTCGGCATCGCCCGCCCCGAATACGGCCTCACCCTCACCCAGCCGGGCCTGGCCCCCGCCACGCCCGGCTACGCCCCTCCGGAACAGATCACGGGCCGCCGCGCGGGACCCGCCGCCGACGTCTTCGCCCTCGGCGCGGTCCTCACCTTCACCTGCACCGGCCGCGCCCCCTTCGGCTCCGGGCACCCCGCGGCGGTCGGCTACCGCGTGGTCCACGAGGAACCCCACCTGGACGGCGTACCGGAAGCCCTCGTCGACGTGATCCGGGCCTGTCTGACGAAGGACGCGGCTCACCGGCCTTCACCGGGGGAGCTGGTTCGGTGGGGTGAGGGTTCGGGGGCGGATGTTCCTGGGTTCGGGGGGAGGTTGCTGGGGGTGGGGCCGCCTGTGTCGGGTGGGTCTCCGTCGGGCCCCGAGGGGCCGCGGTGGGGCATCCTGCCTGGCCGATCAAGGCCCGTGCCCGCTCAGCCCGCCCCCTGGCTCACCCCCCTCATCGCCACCGAGATCGACCGTCGGGCCACCGGGGCCGACGCCCTCCTGCGTACCGTCGCGCCGGGGCGACGCGCCTCGCGGCGGGCCTTCCTGGTGGGGGCCGCCGGGGTGTCCGTGGCCGGGACGGGTGTCGGGGTCTGGTGGGTCACCGGCCGGGGCCGGTCGGCCGAGCCGCCGGAGCGGCGCACCGAGAACGGGGTTCCCGTGGCCGAGCCCTTGGCCAGCCCCACCGCCGACATCGTGCCCGCGGCCCTGTGGCAGGCCGGGGGCGTGCACCCGGCGGGGCCCGGCCCGGTCACCGTCGGGCAGGTCGTCGCCGCGGGCGCCGCGGAGGGCGTGGGCGCCTGGGTCCAGCACACCGGACGTCCCGCCTGGAGCTGGACCGGGGACAGGCCCCCCGACCGGCAGGGCGCCCTCCTCGTCGCCGGCACCGCGATCCTCGTCGTCACCGGCGGCGGCGGGGTCACCGCCCTCGACTCCCGTACCGGACGGCCGCGTTGGCGGACCGCGGACATCGGTGCCGTGCAGACCCTCGCCGTCGACGACCGGGCGGTGTACGTCCTCGACCGCCAACGCCACGCCCGCGCAGTGGACCTGACGGACCGTCGGATCGGCTGGACCTCCGAGCGCTCCGTCGGCGGTAGCGGCACCGCCCGGGCCGCCGTGACCCGGCAGCGCCTGGTGATCAGCACCGACGACGGACTGGCCCAGGTCCTCGACACCCTTACCGGCGCCACGAGTTGGACCTGGAACATGGGCAGGCCGGTGCTCTGGAAGGGCGGAGCGGCCGGCGCCCCCGCCCCCGCCGTGCACGACGGAGGCGATGCCGCCGTACCCCCTCACCGACGACGACCCCGCCCTCATCGGAGGCCACCGGCTGCTGGCCCGGCTCGGCGCCGGCGGCATGGGCACGGTCTACCTCGCCCGGACGCCCACGGGCCGCACGGTCGCGCTCAAGGCGGTGCATCCGGCGCTCACCGGCGATCCGGACGTCGTCGAGCGGATCCGCAGGGAGACCGACGCCGTGCGGGCGCTCGGCGACCTGCCGTACGTACCGCCGTTCGCCGGCGCGGGCACGGACGGCGGACGGCCGTGGCTGGCCACCGCCTACGTCCTCGGCCCCTCGCTCGCCGAGGCCGTCGCCGCCCACGGCCCCTGGCCCGAGCGGCCCGTCCGCGCCCTCGCCGCCCGGCTCGCCACCGCGCTGGCCGCGCTGCACCGGGCGGGCGTCGTCCACCGGGACCTCAAGCCCTCCAACATCCTGCTCACGCCCGCCTGCCCGGTCCTCGTCGACTTCGGTATCGCGCAGACCGCGCACGCGCCCCACCCGCGCAGGCGAGAGCCCCGGCACCCCCGCCTACATGGCCCCCGAGCAGCTCGCCGCCGACGGCCCGGCCGGTCCACCCGGCGATGTGTTCGCGCTCGGCTCGGTGCTGACGTACACCGCCTGCGGCCGGCCGCCCTTCGGCGAGGGCCGGCCGGCCGAGGTGCTCTACCGCATCACCCACCAGGACCCCGAACTCGAAGCGGTGCCCGAGGAGTTGCGGCCCCTGCTCGCCGACTGCCTGGCCAAGGAACCGGGAGCGCGCCCGACGGCCGCCGCCGTCGCCGAACGGGCGGGCGGCCAGGGCTGGTTCGGCGACCGGCTGCCCGCCCCGGTGCTCGCCGACATAGCCGCCCGCACCGCCCGGATCGGCGGCCCGCCGCCGCCCCGCACCGCCTCGGCACCGCCCGGCTCCGCCCGCCTCACCCGCCGCCGGCTGCTCACCGGCGCCGCCGCGGTCGCCCTCGCCGGAGCGGGCGGCGCCGTCTGGGCGACCCGGCCCGAGGAACAGCGGGCCGGGCGGACGGCCAAGGCGCCCGAGCCCGGCGCCTCACCGTCCCGGACCGGGGCCGGGCGCCCTGGCGGACCACTGGGCGGACCGCCGGGCGCCCGCTGGGAGTACCGCGCCGACGTCAACGTCGGCACCCGCCGGGTGGCCGCCCTCGTCGACGGCACCCTCCTCGTCCCCGCGAGCGACAACCAGGTCCACGGCATCGACGCCCGCCGGGGCGCCCCGCGGTGGACGGCCGAGGGCATCGGCGGCCACCTCAGGGCATGCGGGACGGCGGCCGTCGGCCGGGGCACGGGGCCCAGTGGCCGGCTCGCCGGCGTCGAGGCGTCCGACGGCCGGGTCTGGTTCAGCGCCCCGCTCGGCGTCAGCTTCGCCCTGCTGCTCGCCCCCGTGTTCGCGGCCGACACCCGGACCGTCTACGCGATGGGGCACCGGCCCGGCGCCGGCTACGGCGACAAACCCCAGGACCTGGAGCGCCACCTCCTCGCCTACGACCTCGCCGCCCGCCGGCTGCGCTGGCGCCGCCGCCTGCCGCCCAGCGACGCCGAGGGCGCGGTCGGAGCGGTCGCCGAAGGGGTGCTGCTGTTCCTGGAGAACGACGCGGTCACCGCCTACCGGGCGG
Proteins encoded in this region:
- a CDS encoding LacI family DNA-binding transcriptional regulator; the encoded protein is MVTLAEVAQHAGVSASTVSYVLSGKRSISGATRQRVEESIRELGYHPNAGARALASSKSNIIALMIPLRTDMYVPVMMEIAIAVATTARTHGYDVLLLTGEEGPDAVRRVTGSGLADAMIVMDVELDDERLPLLRGTDQPSVLIGLPADTSELTCVDLDFRATGALCVEHLAKLGHRDIAVIGEAPAVYERHTGFAERTLDGLRSRAGELGVRLLHRPCDGGYDAMAVTLARVLDERPTTTGFVVQNESAVEPLLALLRQQGRAVPEDVSVVAICPDQVAVQASVRLTSVAIPAQEMGRHAVARLVAKLEGRGTDEVVLIAPELTVRASTGPAPSAS
- a CDS encoding PQQ-binding-like beta-propeller repeat protein; this translates as MAPEQLAADGPAGPPGDVFALGSVLTYTACGRPPFGEGRPAEVLYRITHQDPELEAVPEELRPLLADCLAKEPGARPTAAAVAERAGGQGWFGDRLPAPVLADIAARTARIGGPPPPRTASAPPGSARLTRRRLLTGAAAVALAGAGGAVWATRPEEQRAGRTAKAPEPGASPSRTGAGRPGGPLGGPPGARWEYRADVNVGTRRVAALVDGTLLVPASDNQVHGIDARRGAPRWTAEGIGGHLRACGTAAVGRGTGPSGRLAGVEASDGRVWFSAPLGVSFALLLAPVFAADTRTVYAMGHRPGAGYGDKPQDLERHLLAYDLAARRLRWRRRLPPSDAEGAVGAVAEGVLLFLENDAVTAYRADSGAPMWRRALAATALDRRYDELTDRTVAAGHGVAVIGGRGCLCVDLRTGRTRWSVDPEELGTELKGHVMYGGSTIAGSAVYVTIVGQDLVAVGRDDKKRLWSWERPGTLSGGASPPPLLAGGYVFPQTGNGLGGAPEDAVAVDLRTHRTAWTLKSVDSEPADVQLLADPRTLYVLRGNRLRAHPLP